The following proteins come from a genomic window of Spongiibacter tropicus DSM 19543:
- a CDS encoding penicillin acylase family protein encodes MLKIGDLPGVGALLGRLLWGHISTPRCRLTVQQRLSEVPLTGAPLRAPITIRWDEHMIPFIEAESEADLAVGLGIVHAHLRLAQMEFMRVASQGRLSEWLGPLARGADHTLRVLNLGACTDDNLAALPDSARQWMDGFAAGINHVVDGVQGQRRQWPEEMQILGVSPSHFSVSDLLTLCRLNSADFTWGLWPKLLPMRERSDWKALWRQLMRYSGGPPVPIDGLVSEPGGDSLAWLSGLFGKPGGSNAVAVDARRGAGGTAKLSGDPHLPMVLPGFWLLAGLRCPGFNAVGYMLPGVPAVMVGRSPHIAWGGTSLHAASSDLFDVSAVPESSLTVRRETLKTRWGKPVSVTVRDSEWGPILSDAPLFGGGKAGTESRPRFAMKWMGHQASDEISALLAAARTRNFSDFQQALSDFGVAGQNMVYADVDGNIGQLIAAKLPRRPARRPADVVLPATDLSYWQQSVNTLGLPCEVNPPEGFVASANNRPRQEAEVYISGFFSPDDRVERLRKRLAEEGPVDHALLKALQCDIHSDTALALRDKLLPLIPDARSRGYRCLADWDGDYSVDSEGALLFESLLYHFALALRGGDNIEVYTANWDPRSLIVADVMSLPDEALRKAMRKALPPARRMLDSYRRWGSVHRLRANHPLAALPVLGRRWRFAEMPVAGANETLMKSAHGFAVGKHYVGMSSTARYLFDLGDEDSSWFVMLGGQDGHPGSAAFFDQQAAWHSNTPIQLPLSDERVKAHFSFSWTLHPPESH; translated from the coding sequence ATGCTCAAAATTGGGGATTTGCCGGGTGTGGGTGCCCTCTTGGGGCGACTGTTGTGGGGGCACATAAGCACGCCGAGGTGTCGCTTGACGGTGCAGCAGCGGCTCAGTGAGGTGCCGCTGACCGGTGCGCCCTTGCGGGCGCCCATCACCATTCGCTGGGATGAACATATGATCCCGTTTATCGAGGCGGAGTCGGAGGCCGACCTGGCCGTTGGGCTGGGCATCGTTCACGCCCATCTGCGGCTGGCGCAGATGGAATTTATGCGGGTGGCGAGTCAGGGGCGTCTTAGCGAGTGGCTGGGGCCGCTCGCCCGGGGGGCGGACCACACCCTCCGGGTGCTCAACCTCGGTGCGTGTACTGACGACAATCTTGCGGCATTGCCTGACAGCGCTCGTCAGTGGATGGACGGGTTTGCGGCGGGGATCAATCACGTCGTCGACGGCGTTCAGGGGCAGCGCCGCCAGTGGCCGGAGGAAATGCAAATTCTGGGGGTATCACCCAGCCATTTCTCGGTCAGTGACCTGCTGACGCTCTGCCGTCTTAACTCTGCCGATTTTACCTGGGGACTGTGGCCAAAGCTGCTGCCGATGCGCGAGCGCAGTGACTGGAAAGCGCTGTGGCGTCAGTTGATGCGCTACAGCGGCGGACCGCCGGTGCCGATTGATGGCCTAGTGAGTGAGCCGGGTGGCGACAGTCTGGCCTGGCTGTCGGGCTTGTTCGGTAAGCCCGGCGGTTCCAACGCGGTGGCAGTGGATGCCCGTCGCGGCGCAGGGGGCACTGCCAAACTCAGTGGCGACCCTCACTTGCCAATGGTTTTGCCCGGCTTCTGGTTACTGGCGGGGTTGCGCTGTCCCGGCTTCAATGCCGTGGGGTACATGCTGCCCGGTGTCCCTGCCGTAATGGTCGGGCGCAGTCCGCATATTGCCTGGGGCGGCACGTCCCTGCATGCAGCGTCGAGCGATCTGTTTGATGTCAGTGCTGTGCCCGAGTCATCGTTGACCGTTCGCCGAGAAACTCTCAAAACCCGCTGGGGAAAGCCGGTCAGTGTCACGGTGCGCGACAGCGAGTGGGGGCCGATTCTCAGTGATGCGCCGCTGTTTGGCGGCGGCAAAGCCGGCACTGAATCGCGTCCCCGGTTCGCCATGAAATGGATGGGCCACCAAGCCAGCGACGAAATCAGTGCGTTGCTGGCGGCGGCGCGTACCCGAAACTTTAGCGACTTTCAGCAGGCATTGAGTGACTTCGGTGTCGCCGGGCAAAACATGGTGTATGCCGATGTTGACGGTAATATCGGGCAGTTGATTGCCGCGAAGTTGCCGAGGCGCCCTGCCCGCCGCCCGGCCGATGTCGTGCTGCCAGCCACGGACCTCAGCTACTGGCAGCAATCGGTGAATACGCTGGGCTTGCCCTGTGAGGTGAATCCGCCGGAAGGGTTTGTGGCCTCGGCGAACAACCGCCCCAGGCAGGAGGCAGAAGTGTATATCAGTGGCTTCTTCTCGCCGGACGACCGCGTCGAGCGACTGCGCAAGCGGCTCGCGGAGGAGGGGCCGGTAGACCACGCGCTACTAAAGGCGCTGCAATGCGATATTCACAGCGATACGGCGCTCGCCCTGCGCGACAAGCTGCTGCCACTGATCCCCGATGCCCGCAGCCGCGGCTATCGTTGCCTGGCAGACTGGGATGGTGACTACAGTGTGGACAGCGAGGGGGCATTGCTGTTTGAGAGCCTGCTTTACCACTTTGCGCTCGCCCTGCGTGGTGGCGATAACATCGAGGTTTATACGGCCAACTGGGACCCTCGCTCGCTGATTGTGGCCGATGTGATGAGCTTGCCTGACGAGGCCTTGCGCAAGGCCATGAGAAAGGCCTTGCCGCCTGCCAGGCGGATGCTGGATAGCTATCGTCGCTGGGGGAGCGTCCACCGATTGCGGGCCAATCATCCGCTGGCGGCTTTGCCCGTATTGGGGCGGCGCTGGCGCTTTGCCGAGATGCCGGTCGCTGGCGCCAATGAAACACTGATGAAGTCAGCCCACGGGTTCGCGGTGGGCAAGCACTATGTGGGCATGAGTTCTACGGCGCGCTACCTCTTCGATCTGGGTGATGAAGACAGCAGTTGGTTTGTCATGCTGGGCGGACAGGATGGCCACCCGGGTTCGGCGGCCTTTTTCGACCAGCAAGCCGCTTGGCACAGCAACACGCCGATTCAACTGCCCTTGAGTGACGAGCGGGTCAAGGCGCATTTCTCCTTCAGTTGGACACTGCATCCACCAGAGAGCCATTGA
- a CDS encoding YqaE/Pmp3 family membrane protein, giving the protein MDLIRILFAILLPPLGVFLQVGIGKHFWLNIILTLFGYLPGIIHAVYIIAKK; this is encoded by the coding sequence ATGGACCTGATTCGCATTCTGTTCGCTATTCTGCTGCCACCGCTGGGCGTGTTTCTGCAAGTCGGCATCGGCAAGCATTTCTGGCTCAACATCATCCTCACCCTGTTTGGTTACCTGCCCGGCATCATCCACGCCGTGTACATCATCGCCAAGAAATGA
- a CDS encoding DUF4112 domain-containing protein — MTPEDRLRRASRTADLLDGVWGIPFTRWRFGLDALLGLLPVAGDLLSALLGLSLVWHAHHLGAPTHLKLRMLGNIALDFVIGSLPVLGDIADIAMRKNQRNARLLERWAQQQADIQSQTGTHL, encoded by the coding sequence ATGACCCCGGAGGACCGGCTCCGGCGCGCCAGCCGCACAGCCGACCTGCTGGACGGCGTCTGGGGCATCCCTTTCACTCGTTGGCGCTTTGGCCTGGACGCACTGCTCGGTCTGCTGCCGGTTGCCGGGGATTTACTGAGCGCTCTGCTGGGCCTGAGTCTGGTGTGGCACGCTCACCACCTCGGCGCTCCCACACACCTCAAGTTGCGGATGCTCGGCAATATCGCTCTGGATTTTGTTATCGGCAGCCTGCCGGTGTTGGGCGACATCGCCGATATCGCCATGCGCAAGAACCAGCGCAATGCCAGGCTGCTGGAACGATGGGCGCAGCAGCAGGCAGATATACAGAGCCAAACAGGCACACATCTCTAA
- the ahpF gene encoding alkyl hydroperoxide reductase subunit F, which translates to MLDNTMKKQLASYLANLKTPVELVAYLGDGEKSRQMESLIQDIDALSDNIRVRRDDSAEVRRPAMGVRSTVQDTELRFAGLPMGHEFTSLVLAILHSGGHPMKIDEALIEQVRQLEGELVFETFISLSCQNCPDVVQALNMMAAISPNIRHEMVDGALFQDEVDEKKVMAVPSVFLNGQPFSQGRISLKEILSKVDSKAAERHQAALNDKDRFDMLVVGGGPAGAAAAVYAARKGIRTGVLADRFGGQLMDTVGIENFISVTATEGPRLAANLEAHVQDYDVDIMDGHRATGLRVGEDSVIEIAVGDAVVRSRSVMLATGARWREMNVPGEQEYRGRGVAYCPHCDGPLFTGKSVAVIGGGNSGIEAAIDLAGIVQHVTVLEFDSRLRADEVLQRKARSMGNIDIVVNAQTTEVLGNGEKVTGLRYTDRVSQESRELSLAGIFVQIGLVPNTEFLKGSLELTARGEIVVGSRGETSLPGVFAAGDATNSPYKQIVIAMGGGANAALGAFDYLIRSSVEDETSEAA; encoded by the coding sequence ATGTTAGACAACACCATGAAAAAGCAGCTTGCGAGCTACTTGGCCAATCTGAAAACGCCGGTGGAACTGGTCGCCTATCTCGGCGACGGTGAAAAATCCCGGCAGATGGAGAGCCTGATTCAAGATATTGACGCCCTTTCGGACAATATCCGTGTGCGTCGTGACGACAGCGCAGAGGTTCGGCGCCCGGCCATGGGCGTGCGTTCAACCGTGCAAGACACTGAGTTGCGCTTTGCGGGCCTGCCCATGGGCCACGAATTCACCTCGCTGGTGCTGGCGATTCTGCACAGCGGCGGTCATCCGATGAAAATTGACGAGGCGCTCATCGAGCAAGTGCGCCAGCTAGAGGGTGAGTTGGTCTTCGAGACTTTTATTTCACTGAGCTGCCAGAACTGCCCGGACGTGGTTCAGGCGCTGAACATGATGGCGGCGATCAGCCCCAATATTCGCCACGAGATGGTTGATGGCGCGCTGTTCCAGGACGAGGTCGACGAAAAGAAAGTGATGGCGGTGCCCTCGGTATTTCTGAACGGGCAGCCGTTTTCCCAAGGGCGCATCAGCCTGAAAGAGATTTTGAGCAAGGTCGATAGCAAGGCCGCCGAGCGTCATCAGGCGGCGCTGAACGACAAAGACCGCTTCGACATGCTGGTTGTCGGGGGTGGGCCGGCCGGTGCCGCGGCGGCGGTTTATGCCGCGCGCAAAGGGATTCGTACAGGCGTCCTGGCTGACCGTTTTGGCGGACAACTGATGGACACCGTGGGCATCGAGAACTTTATCTCGGTGACGGCAACCGAGGGGCCGCGTCTGGCCGCGAACCTCGAAGCCCACGTGCAGGACTACGATGTCGACATTATGGACGGTCACCGCGCCACCGGGCTCCGTGTTGGTGAGGACAGCGTGATTGAGATTGCGGTGGGCGACGCCGTTGTGCGCAGCCGCAGCGTAATGCTGGCGACCGGCGCACGCTGGCGCGAGATGAACGTGCCGGGCGAACAGGAATACCGTGGCCGCGGTGTGGCCTACTGCCCCCACTGTGATGGCCCGCTGTTCACGGGTAAGTCGGTGGCGGTGATTGGTGGTGGCAACTCGGGTATTGAGGCGGCGATTGACCTCGCCGGTATCGTGCAGCACGTCACCGTACTGGAGTTCGACAGCCGGCTGCGCGCCGACGAGGTATTGCAGCGCAAGGCGCGCTCGATGGGCAACATCGATATTGTCGTCAATGCGCAAACGACCGAGGTACTGGGTAACGGTGAGAAAGTGACTGGACTGCGCTACACCGATCGTGTCAGTCAGGAGAGCAGAGAGTTGTCGCTGGCGGGCATCTTTGTGCAGATCGGTCTGGTGCCCAACACCGAGTTCCTCAAGGGCAGCCTTGAACTCACTGCGCGCGGCGAAATTGTCGTGGGCAGCCGCGGCGAAACCTCGTTGCCGGGCGTGTTTGCGGCGGGTGATGCGACCAATAGCCCCTATAAGCAGATTGTTATTGCGATGGGCGGTGGCGCCAACGCGGCACTCGGTGCGTTCGATTATTTGATTCGCAGCTCGGTGGAGGATGAAACCAGCGAAGCGGCCTGA
- the ahpC gene encoding alkyl hydroperoxide reductase subunit C codes for MYKAIINTEVQPFSATAYHNGDFIPVSDADLKGKWAVVMFYPADFTFVCPTELGDMADHYAQLQEMGVEVYSVSTDTHFTHKAWHDSSDTINKIQFPMIGDPTGKISRNFGVMIEEDGTALRGTFVINPEGVIKVAEIHDLGIGRSAKELLRKIQAAQYVAEHDGEVCPAAWQPGEETLSPSLDLVGKI; via the coding sequence ATGTACAAAGCGATTATCAACACCGAGGTTCAACCCTTTAGCGCTACCGCCTACCACAACGGCGACTTCATCCCGGTGAGCGATGCTGACCTGAAGGGCAAGTGGGCTGTGGTGATGTTCTACCCCGCCGACTTCACCTTTGTGTGTCCGACCGAGCTGGGTGATATGGCTGACCATTACGCGCAGCTTCAAGAGATGGGGGTGGAAGTGTACTCGGTCTCTACCGATACCCACTTTACCCACAAGGCCTGGCACGACAGCTCAGACACGATCAACAAAATCCAGTTTCCGATGATCGGTGACCCTACCGGCAAAATCTCACGCAACTTCGGCGTGATGATTGAGGAAGACGGTACTGCTCTGCGCGGCACCTTTGTGATCAATCCCGAGGGGGTGATCAAGGTTGCCGAAATCCACGACCTCGGCATCGGCCGCTCCGCCAAAGAGCTGCTGCGCAAAATCCAAGCCGCCCAGTACGTGGCCGAGCACGATGGCGAAGTCTGCCCCGCCGCCTGGCAGCCGGGCGAAGAGACACTGTCTCCGTCACTGGATCTGGTCGGCAAAATCTAA
- the oxyR gene encoding DNA-binding transcriptional regulator OxyR, translated as MVKIRDLQYLDAVARHQHFGRAAEACFVSQPTLSGQIMKLEERLGLMLIERHRKRVMLTPAGEALISRARAVLRAAEDFEDAAKALSEPLSGDFHLGLIPTISPYLLPHIMGPLGAELPKVNFYLHENQTHVLLQELDEGKLDVVILSWLDSIENVERYNLYSEPLVLAAPRDQPLAKLSEASLKDLDGQLVLTLEDGHCLRDETLDYCFTAGAREDQRFQATSLETLRYMVASGLGITLMPQLAVRPADEEQGLHYVPFGSPPPSREICLLVRPNYSRMEAVRAMVACIRQAMSPLPQPQA; from the coding sequence ATGGTAAAAATCCGTGATCTGCAGTACCTGGACGCCGTGGCCCGCCATCAACATTTTGGGCGTGCCGCCGAAGCCTGTTTTGTCAGCCAGCCCACTCTCAGTGGGCAAATCATGAAGCTGGAGGAGCGCCTCGGCCTGATGCTGATTGAACGTCACCGGAAGCGGGTGATGCTCACCCCCGCAGGGGAGGCGTTGATCAGCCGTGCTCGTGCCGTATTGCGAGCGGCAGAGGATTTTGAAGATGCCGCAAAAGCCCTGTCTGAACCCCTTTCAGGGGATTTCCATCTGGGTTTGATCCCCACCATTTCCCCCTATCTGCTGCCGCATATCATGGGTCCACTGGGTGCAGAACTGCCCAAAGTGAACTTCTATCTGCATGAAAACCAGACCCATGTCCTGCTGCAGGAGTTGGATGAAGGCAAGCTGGATGTGGTGATTCTGTCCTGGCTGGACAGCATTGAGAATGTCGAGCGCTACAATCTGTACAGCGAACCTCTGGTACTGGCCGCGCCGCGCGATCAGCCGCTGGCAAAGCTCAGCGAAGCATCGCTGAAGGACCTCGACGGGCAGCTGGTGCTGACACTGGAAGACGGCCACTGTCTGCGCGACGAGACCCTCGACTACTGCTTTACCGCCGGTGCGCGTGAAGACCAGCGCTTTCAGGCCACCAGTCTGGAAACCCTTCGCTACATGGTCGCCAGCGGTCTCGGCATCACCCTGATGCCGCAGCTTGCGGTGCGCCCGGCCGATGAAGAGCAGGGGCTGCACTACGTACCCTTTGGCAGTCCGCCTCCCAGTCGCGAGATCTGCCTGCTGGTTCGCCCCAACTACTCACGCATGGAAGCGGTGCGCGCGATGGTGGCCTGTATTCGCCAAGCGATGTCGCCACTGCCACAGCCTCAGGCCTGA
- a CDS encoding Dyp-type peroxidase, with product MSLPQPGIFVEGSRRHMFMEYQFNADADSALARAALGRAMGALQALDGRQLNVVWAFGKESWERLGGRSPAGFKAFSPVGSGAVMAPATQHGLLLWLHGDDEGALFDAAITVDTLLKEIAEVALEIRGFMYHDARDLSGFIDGTENPDGEARKQVALIPEGEIGAGGSFVLSQKWIHRLESFRTLSQSEQEGVIGRTKPDSVELDDDVMPENSHVSRSDVKINGQSQKLFRRSVPFGGVREHGLYFLSFSAELSRYEHILASMFGKAEDGIVDRLTDFSTPVSGSFWFAPSATELSEWMTH from the coding sequence ATGAGTCTTCCTCAGCCCGGCATCTTTGTCGAAGGCAGTCGCCGCCATATGTTCATGGAATACCAGTTTAATGCCGATGCCGATAGTGCGCTCGCAAGAGCTGCGCTGGGTCGTGCGATGGGGGCGTTGCAGGCGCTGGATGGCCGCCAGCTCAATGTGGTGTGGGCCTTTGGCAAAGAGAGCTGGGAGCGGCTCGGGGGCCGCAGTCCGGCGGGCTTCAAGGCATTTTCGCCTGTGGGGAGCGGCGCTGTCATGGCACCGGCTACGCAGCACGGCCTGCTGCTGTGGCTGCATGGCGATGACGAAGGTGCCCTGTTTGATGCGGCCATCACGGTCGATACCCTGCTGAAGGAGATCGCCGAGGTCGCACTGGAAATTCGCGGCTTCATGTATCACGACGCCCGCGATCTCAGCGGCTTTATTGATGGCACTGAAAACCCGGATGGTGAGGCGCGGAAACAGGTCGCTCTGATTCCAGAGGGGGAAATCGGTGCGGGCGGCAGCTTTGTGCTGTCGCAGAAGTGGATTCACCGTCTCGAATCCTTCCGAACACTGAGCCAGTCCGAACAGGAGGGTGTGATCGGGCGGACCAAACCCGACAGTGTGGAGCTGGACGACGATGTGATGCCGGAAAATTCCCACGTCAGTCGTAGCGATGTAAAAATAAATGGCCAGTCGCAGAAATTATTTCGACGCAGCGTGCCGTTTGGCGGTGTGCGTGAACACGGCCTGTATTTCCTGTCATTTAGCGCCGAACTGTCGCGATATGAACATATTCTTGCCAGTATGTTTGGCAAGGCTGAGGACGGCATTGTTGACCGTTTAACGGATTTTTCAACGCCGGTCAGCGGAAGTTTCTGGTTTGCGCCATCGGCGACGGAACTTTCAGAGTGGATGACGCACTAA
- the gshA gene encoding glutamate--cysteine ligase encodes MLSTLEQRRALLAAPGQQELLRDIRRGIEKESLRMDAGGLLARTPHPAAFGSALCHPSITTDFSEALLEFITPVSESITDTLEELERIHRFAARSIGDELLWNASMPCHLPAADDIPVAQYGSSHSATMKTRYRLGLGHRYGRKMQTIAGIHYNFSLPPALWAVLNDGNTDKDTITDGYFGLIRNFRRYSWLLIYLFGAAPAVSSCFVNGQSHALTKTGEHTLYGPYATSLRMGDLGYQSNAQKNLNICYNHLDYYIDTLRGAITTSHSDYERFPGDEQLSSGLLQIENEFYSPIRPKRVTASGEIPLGALRRGGVEYIEVRCLDVNPLLPLGIDAQQIRFLDAFLLFCLCADSPLCDDDANSSIADNLSKVVNRGREPGLMLCETEGQARSLSDWGDALLDDIAQFAEILDTAHGESRYLESCATQRAKLRNPALTPSAQIVDAILNRDGGYHPFALRLSQQHSKTLRDAPLLPSEIHRFADLREDSMEQQAEMEASNQGSFDDYLTRFYEQYQTL; translated from the coding sequence TTGCTAAGTACGCTAGAGCAACGACGGGCACTGCTGGCAGCACCCGGTCAGCAGGAGTTGCTGAGAGATATCCGACGCGGCATAGAGAAAGAAAGCCTGCGCATGGATGCCGGCGGCCTGTTAGCCCGCACCCCACACCCCGCCGCCTTCGGCTCAGCGCTGTGCCATCCGTCGATTACCACTGATTTTTCGGAAGCACTGCTGGAATTCATCACACCGGTCAGCGAGAGTATTACCGATACGCTGGAGGAGCTGGAACGCATTCACCGCTTTGCCGCGCGCAGTATCGGTGATGAGCTGTTGTGGAACGCGAGCATGCCCTGCCATCTGCCCGCAGCCGACGACATTCCTGTCGCGCAGTACGGCAGCAGCCACTCGGCCACCATGAAAACCCGCTACCGCCTGGGCTTGGGGCACCGCTACGGCCGCAAAATGCAGACCATTGCCGGCATTCACTACAACTTCTCGCTGCCGCCCGCACTGTGGGCCGTATTGAATGACGGCAACACCGACAAGGATACGATAACCGATGGCTACTTCGGGCTGATCCGCAATTTCCGTCGCTACTCCTGGCTACTGATTTACCTGTTTGGTGCGGCACCGGCCGTCTCAAGCTGCTTTGTTAACGGCCAGTCGCACGCGCTGACGAAAACCGGTGAACACACGCTTTACGGCCCCTACGCGACCTCACTGCGCATGGGTGACCTCGGCTACCAGAGCAATGCGCAGAAGAACCTGAACATCTGCTACAACCACCTGGACTACTACATTGATACGCTGCGCGGCGCGATCACCACCTCGCACAGTGACTACGAGCGCTTCCCCGGCGACGAACAGCTGAGCAGTGGTCTGTTACAGATCGAAAACGAATTCTATAGCCCGATCCGCCCGAAACGCGTGACCGCCAGCGGCGAAATTCCGCTGGGCGCGTTGCGTCGCGGCGGCGTGGAATACATTGAAGTGCGCTGTCTTGACGTGAACCCGCTGCTGCCACTAGGTATCGACGCCCAGCAGATCCGCTTCCTGGACGCCTTTCTGCTGTTCTGTCTCTGCGCAGACAGCCCGCTGTGTGACGACGACGCCAACAGCAGCATCGCCGACAACCTGAGCAAAGTGGTAAACCGCGGTCGCGAACCCGGTCTGATGCTCTGCGAAACGGAGGGGCAAGCCCGCAGCCTGAGCGACTGGGGCGACGCGTTGCTGGACGACATCGCCCAGTTCGCCGAGATTCTCGACACCGCGCATGGCGAAAGCCGCTACCTAGAGAGCTGCGCCACCCAGCGTGCCAAGCTTCGCAATCCGGCGCTGACACCCTCGGCGCAGATCGTCGACGCCATCTTGAATCGCGACGGCGGTTATCATCCCTTCGCCCTGCGCTTGTCGCAGCAGCACAGCAAAACCTTGCGAGACGCACCACTGCTGCCTTCCGAGATCCATCGTTTTGCCGATCTTCGGGAAGACTCCATGGAGCAGCAGGCCGAGATGGAAGCCAGCAATCAAGGCAGCTTTGACGATTACCTGACGCGCTTTTACGAGCAGTATCAGACGCTGTGA
- a CDS encoding ACP phosphodiesterase — protein sequence MNYLAHFHLAARLASERGEEGDGLLIGALLGDHVKGPLRGEYPDDWEEGIRLHRRIDALTDSHPATRDCLRAFPDEFRRYAGIALDVCFDHVLSQHWRDNWGGERHTPTLETFSQHCYQTLLSADTSLPDSARRQSRFLADYNVLCSLQDWHNTHRTLSLIARRLRRPNPLQDCAAVLAPRRAEIERCFFDLYPALIDQLSEEFKR from the coding sequence GTGAACTACCTCGCCCACTTTCACCTCGCCGCACGGCTTGCCAGCGAGCGCGGGGAAGAGGGCGACGGCCTGCTGATTGGTGCCTTGCTGGGCGATCATGTAAAAGGCCCATTGCGCGGCGAGTATCCCGATGACTGGGAAGAGGGCATTCGCCTGCACCGGCGCATCGACGCGCTGACTGACAGTCACCCAGCCACCCGCGACTGCCTGCGCGCCTTTCCCGATGAATTCCGTCGCTATGCAGGCATCGCACTGGATGTCTGCTTTGATCACGTGCTGAGCCAGCATTGGCGGGATAACTGGGGAGGGGAGCGACATACACCGACGCTGGAAACCTTCAGTCAACACTGCTACCAGACCCTGCTGAGCGCCGACACTTCGCTGCCTGACAGCGCGCGACGGCAGAGCCGTTTTCTTGCCGACTACAATGTTCTTTGCTCGCTGCAAGACTGGCATAATACCCACCGCACCCTGTCGCTCATCGCCAGGCGCCTTCGTCGCCCCAATCCGCTGCAGGACTGCGCTGCCGTACTCGCACCACGACGGGCAGAGATCGAGCGC